In Myxococcus stipitatus, the following are encoded in one genomic region:
- a CDS encoding lycopene cyclase domain-containing protein encodes MMETRWAYLIHLLAWTLPVIVFQLAMLVHHYKARSGAVLRAVLPPAFIVGLYLAVADHLAITTGIWNFGEGLHLGVYLGVVPLEEVIFFLVTSVLVSLGLALFTGLVELLAKKQEARAP; translated from the coding sequence ATGATGGAGACGCGCTGGGCCTATCTCATCCACCTGTTGGCGTGGACGTTGCCCGTCATCGTGTTCCAACTGGCGATGCTGGTGCATCACTACAAGGCGCGCTCGGGCGCGGTGCTGCGCGCGGTGCTGCCCCCCGCCTTCATCGTGGGCCTGTACCTCGCGGTGGCGGACCACCTGGCCATCACCACGGGCATCTGGAACTTCGGCGAGGGGCTTCACCTCGGCGTGTACCTGGGCGTGGTGCCGCTGGAGGAGGTCATCTTCTTCCTCGTGACCAGCGTGCTGGTGTCGCTGGGCCTCGCCCTCTTCACGGGGCTGGTGGAGCTGCTCGCGAAGAAGCAGGAGGCCCGCGCACCGTGA
- a CDS encoding ADYC domain-containing protein: MSTWSRLLSSSLCFSLLFACGPIPEDTSSAMESQPASLEGDDSHSQGTRLHGTQLVDAPQKYFDAIKYADAVVQYEGSRRTATLELFRGEIIAKMDLRLMGSSPSLVACASPTSGPERSCGFTADKQGVCTPGTQVTLSSGNCVGTTGSCTGSPIVRVCAGESPCEHQGPGYLGSATTTPGSPIECSPRCPKVTFTCPASGIYTALKGPYTSGQTDWSAPLRTLAAPFYPATQKRLAGLQLIGARIKARTQNEENEYPTTLEIVDALNADSVSIPESPGSWDTSGDTYLYRVKVRPPITMPPGTPSKDLCTAGADPVQGWAWAVPLSGKFTSTGDREESNESFTLACDPGVLAKCYRWGYKPWLETPGNAKDAHWACTRMARADYCGNGTTFTQDGTKIRPWDDLSPSIISAPQSPTPADMAFEAGWNTQGPACLSHWRWQHLPAPCVQLNAPQYDPDGTINNDCRTHPEHPRCAQICDTPAEAKLHYQSILFNESKSNQLPQP, from the coding sequence ATGAGCACCTGGTCCCGACTGCTGTCATCGAGTCTGTGCTTCTCTCTCCTCTTCGCCTGCGGCCCCATCCCCGAGGACACTTCGTCCGCGATGGAGTCCCAGCCCGCGTCCCTGGAAGGCGACGACTCCCACTCTCAAGGCACGAGGCTTCACGGCACCCAACTTGTCGACGCCCCCCAGAAATACTTCGACGCCATCAAGTATGCGGACGCCGTCGTGCAGTACGAGGGCAGCCGCCGCACCGCGACGCTCGAGCTCTTCCGCGGGGAAATCATCGCGAAGATGGACTTGAGGCTCATGGGGAGCTCGCCCAGCCTCGTCGCCTGCGCGAGCCCCACCAGCGGGCCCGAGCGGAGCTGCGGCTTCACCGCGGACAAGCAGGGCGTCTGCACCCCCGGCACGCAGGTGACGCTCTCCAGCGGAAACTGCGTGGGGACGACGGGGAGCTGCACGGGCAGCCCTATCGTGCGCGTCTGCGCGGGCGAGAGCCCCTGTGAGCACCAAGGCCCCGGATATCTGGGCAGCGCCACGACCACACCGGGCAGCCCCATCGAGTGCAGCCCCCGCTGCCCCAAGGTCACCTTCACCTGCCCCGCCAGCGGTATCTACACGGCGCTCAAGGGCCCCTATACCTCGGGGCAGACGGACTGGAGCGCCCCTCTGAGAACGCTCGCGGCCCCGTTCTATCCCGCCACCCAGAAACGCCTGGCGGGCCTGCAACTCATCGGTGCGCGAATCAAGGCTCGGACGCAGAACGAGGAGAACGAATATCCCACGACCTTGGAGATCGTGGACGCCCTCAACGCCGACAGCGTCTCCATCCCGGAGTCCCCGGGCAGTTGGGACACGAGCGGCGACACCTACCTCTACCGGGTGAAGGTCCGCCCCCCCATCACGATGCCTCCGGGAACACCTTCCAAGGACCTGTGCACGGCGGGAGCGGACCCCGTCCAAGGCTGGGCCTGGGCCGTACCGCTGTCGGGAAAGTTCACGAGCACGGGAGACCGCGAGGAGAGCAACGAGTCCTTCACCCTCGCGTGTGACCCGGGCGTCCTCGCCAAGTGCTACCGCTGGGGCTACAAGCCCTGGCTCGAAACGCCCGGCAATGCGAAGGACGCGCACTGGGCCTGCACCCGGATGGCTCGCGCGGACTACTGCGGCAACGGCACGACCTTCACGCAGGACGGCACGAAAATCCGGCCATGGGACGACTTGAGTCCCAGCATCATCTCCGCGCCCCAGTCCCCCACTCCGGCGGACATGGCCTTCGAGGCGGGCTGGAACACCCAGGGCCCCGCGTGCCTGAGCCACTGGAGATGGCAGCACCTGCCAGCTCCCTGCGTGCAACTGAACGCGCCCCAGTACGACCCGGACGGAACCATCAACAACGACTGCCGGACGCACCCCGAGCACCCGCGATGCGCTCAAATCTGTGACACCCCGGCGGAAGCCAAGCTGCACTACCAGAGCATCCTCTTCAACGAGTCCAAGTCCAACCAGCTCCCCCAGCCGTGA
- a CDS encoding phytoene/squalene synthase family protein produces MSGSEDGALVRQGYALARRVTRHHAKSFFFASYLLFGQRRKAAFALYAFCRRLDDLVDEAGSGTEELSVRLGRARRRVAELYVAMPELASEELGPPGGRLEGVVARSPWDAGEFAALAHTVRHYRIPEQPFQDLISGMEMDLTKHRYATWAELDLYCYRVAGVVGLMLTPVLGCSDVTALRPAADLGRGMQLTNILRDVREDLERGRVYLPAEELAAFGLSEEDLRRGTVDERWREFMRFQVARARSYYAKAADGVPSLTGFGSQRMVRLMGAIYGDILRDIEARDYDVFRARAHVTTRRKLALAAAAFIRPESVLPRLPEGARVPLLPEALEERRHG; encoded by the coding sequence GTGAGTGGCTCCGAGGATGGGGCGCTGGTGCGCCAGGGGTACGCGTTGGCCCGGCGGGTGACGCGTCATCACGCCAAGAGCTTCTTCTTCGCGTCGTATCTGTTGTTCGGACAGCGCCGGAAGGCGGCGTTCGCGCTGTATGCGTTCTGCCGTCGGCTCGATGACCTGGTGGATGAGGCGGGCTCGGGGACGGAGGAGCTGTCCGTGCGGTTGGGCCGTGCGCGGCGCAGGGTGGCGGAGCTGTATGTGGCCATGCCGGAGCTGGCGTCGGAGGAGCTGGGGCCTCCGGGGGGACGGCTCGAGGGGGTGGTGGCGCGCTCGCCGTGGGACGCGGGGGAGTTCGCCGCGCTCGCGCATACGGTGCGGCACTACCGGATTCCGGAGCAGCCCTTCCAGGACCTCATCTCCGGGATGGAGATGGACCTGACGAAGCACCGCTATGCGACGTGGGCGGAGCTGGACCTCTATTGCTACCGGGTCGCGGGTGTCGTCGGGTTGATGCTGACGCCGGTGCTGGGGTGCTCGGACGTGACGGCGCTGCGGCCGGCGGCGGACCTGGGCCGGGGCATGCAGCTCACCAACATCCTGCGCGACGTGCGCGAGGACCTGGAGCGAGGCCGGGTGTACCTGCCCGCCGAGGAGCTGGCCGCGTTCGGCCTCTCCGAGGAGGACCTGCGCCGAGGCACGGTGGATGAGCGGTGGCGGGAGTTCATGCGCTTCCAGGTCGCTCGGGCGCGCTCGTACTACGCGAAGGCGGCGGACGGGGTGCCGTCGCTGACGGGCTTTGGAAGTCAGCGGATGGTGCGGCTGATGGGCGCCATCTATGGCGACATCCTCCGCGACATCGAGGCGCGGGACTACGACGTGTTCCGTGCGCGCGCGCACGTGACGACGCGGCGCAAGCTGGCGTTGGCCGCCGCAGCGTTCATCCGTCCCGAGTCCGTGTTGCCCAGGCTGCCGGAAGGCGCGCGGGTACCGCTGCTTCCCGAGGCGTTGGAGGAGCGGCGTCATGGGTGA
- a CDS encoding lysophospholipid acyltransferase family protein, with the protein MIPAAKGGPFGWVLDAYIGRKFRSAFRGLWVRGELPAPGPGRLVYLNHTNWWDGFMLHQLSRVAGWDGYCLMEEENLRRYRFLARIGAFSIRRTDPCSSVESLRYARELLQRPRAALYVFPEGEHRPPGELPLRLERGVELLGRVSRVECVPIGVRYTFFEHERPDVLLEVGTPHPPGPLPVFQSGLESVVRRLLSATTLEGFTLKIAGARGVAERWDSVRGVSP; encoded by the coding sequence GTGATTCCCGCGGCCAAGGGTGGGCCCTTCGGGTGGGTGCTCGACGCGTACATCGGACGGAAGTTCCGCTCGGCGTTCCGAGGGCTCTGGGTGCGCGGTGAGCTCCCCGCTCCGGGGCCGGGCCGGCTCGTGTACCTGAACCACACCAACTGGTGGGACGGCTTCATGCTCCACCAGCTGTCCCGGGTAGCGGGGTGGGATGGCTACTGTCTGATGGAGGAGGAGAACCTCCGCCGCTATCGCTTCCTGGCGCGCATCGGCGCCTTCAGCATCCGCCGCACGGACCCTTGCTCCTCCGTGGAGTCGCTGCGCTACGCGCGCGAGCTGCTCCAGCGCCCTCGCGCGGCGCTGTATGTCTTTCCCGAGGGGGAACACCGCCCCCCGGGTGAGCTGCCCTTGCGGCTGGAGCGCGGCGTGGAGCTGCTGGGCCGGGTGTCTCGGGTGGAGTGTGTCCCCATCGGCGTGCGCTACACCTTCTTCGAGCACGAGCGCCCGGACGTGCTGCTGGAAGTGGGAACACCCCACCCACCCGGGCCCCTGCCCGTCTTCCAGTCGGGGCTGGAGTCCGTGGTGCGGCGGCTCCTCTCGGCGACGACGCTCGAGGGCTTCACGCTCAAGATCGCCGGCGCGCGCGGCGTGGCCGAGCGATGGGACTCGGTCCGAGGCGTGTCGCCATGA
- a CDS encoding oxidoreductase: MMMGAMGLAVLLSLSSSSMEWKEQTSHTTVRLRGISAVNPRVAWASGDKGTFVVTTDGGRTWKAGTVPGAEELDFRDVDAFSDTTAYLLSIGEGNKSRIYKTVDGGKSWTLQFTNTTAGAFFDGMAFWDERHGLAFSDPVEGQFLVVATSDGGASWTPLPASAFPPALPGEAGFAASGTSITVRGPRHAWFGLGGKAARVLRTTDGGKSWSVAQTPLATGDGGGIFSLVFWSEQEGIAVGGNHQRPSDPTGNMAITRDGGKTWSAPRNRPAGYRSGITVVQGAPGPTFVTVGPSGSELSVDGGQSWIPLGPTGFHAVASSRAVGGRVWAVGDSGRIATLERVRGPFTHPPADAPNRPRR, from the coding sequence ATGATGATGGGCGCCATGGGGCTCGCGGTGTTGCTGTCGCTGAGCAGCTCCAGCATGGAGTGGAAGGAGCAGACCAGCCACACCACCGTGCGGCTCCGAGGCATCAGCGCCGTCAACCCTCGCGTGGCGTGGGCGAGCGGAGACAAGGGGACCTTCGTCGTCACCACGGACGGAGGCCGCACGTGGAAGGCAGGCACCGTCCCGGGAGCCGAGGAGCTGGACTTCCGGGACGTGGATGCCTTCAGCGACACGACGGCCTACCTGCTGTCCATCGGCGAGGGGAACAAGTCCCGCATCTACAAGACGGTGGACGGAGGCAAGAGCTGGACGCTCCAGTTCACCAACACCACCGCGGGCGCGTTCTTCGACGGCATGGCGTTCTGGGACGAACGTCACGGCCTGGCCTTCAGCGACCCGGTGGAGGGCCAGTTCCTCGTCGTCGCCACCTCGGACGGCGGAGCATCCTGGACGCCGCTCCCCGCCAGCGCGTTTCCGCCCGCGCTCCCAGGTGAAGCGGGCTTCGCCGCCAGCGGCACCAGCATCACCGTCCGAGGCCCTCGTCATGCGTGGTTCGGCCTGGGCGGCAAGGCGGCGCGAGTCCTCCGCACCACGGACGGAGGAAAGTCCTGGAGCGTCGCGCAGACGCCGCTGGCCACCGGAGACGGCGGAGGCATCTTCTCACTCGTCTTCTGGAGCGAGCAGGAGGGCATCGCCGTGGGTGGCAATCACCAACGCCCCTCGGACCCCACGGGCAACATGGCCATCACCCGCGACGGAGGAAAGACGTGGAGCGCGCCGCGCAACCGACCCGCGGGTTACCGGTCCGGAATCACGGTGGTCCAGGGCGCGCCGGGCCCCACGTTCGTCACGGTGGGCCCCTCCGGCTCGGAGCTGTCCGTGGACGGAGGGCAAAGCTGGATACCGCTGGGGCCCACCGGCTTCCACGCCGTCGCGTCGTCCCGCGCTGTCGGCGGACGGGTCTGGGCCGTCGGGGATTCGGGCCGCATCGCCACGCTCGAGCGCGTGCGAGGCCCCTTCACTCATCCCCCAGCAGACGCTCCCAATCGCCCTCGTCGCTGA
- a CDS encoding MerR family transcriptional regulator: MRVRIRAMARLTGIREPTLRAWERRYGFPRPMRSEGNNYRVYSREEVDAVRRVARLVQLDGLSVSEAIAMVVSASRDMPPGAERLQECFWPAALLMDSDEMTRVLETARQALDVDTYCDGLLLPLLREMGSRLDIAREHVASALVRHRLWQVLSSVESHALGPRALLACPPGDFHEGGLLGLGVQLKRKGWRVTMMGADTPADALRAACEQLSPDMVALSFVQERERTEFQSLLEGALRACSPMPVVVGGPGAREHLMTTFNLGARYAESAQELIALWNQARSAQNRS; the protein is encoded by the coding sequence ATGAGGGTTCGCATCCGCGCCATGGCCCGGCTGACCGGCATCCGCGAGCCGACGCTGCGAGCCTGGGAGCGGCGCTACGGTTTTCCCCGCCCCATGCGCTCGGAGGGCAACAACTACCGCGTGTATTCACGCGAGGAGGTGGATGCGGTCCGCCGCGTCGCGAGGCTCGTCCAACTGGACGGGCTGTCGGTGAGCGAGGCCATCGCCATGGTCGTCAGCGCGTCGCGGGACATGCCGCCTGGAGCGGAGCGGCTCCAGGAGTGCTTCTGGCCCGCAGCGCTGCTGATGGACAGCGACGAGATGACGCGGGTGCTGGAGACGGCGCGGCAAGCCCTGGACGTGGACACGTACTGCGACGGCCTCCTCCTGCCGCTGCTGCGCGAGATGGGCTCCCGGCTGGACATCGCCCGCGAGCACGTGGCGTCCGCCCTGGTCCGCCATCGGCTGTGGCAGGTGCTGTCGAGCGTGGAGAGTCATGCCCTGGGTCCTCGGGCACTCCTGGCGTGCCCGCCTGGGGACTTCCACGAGGGGGGATTGCTGGGCCTGGGCGTCCAGCTCAAGCGCAAGGGCTGGCGCGTGACGATGATGGGGGCGGATACTCCGGCTGACGCGTTGCGCGCCGCCTGTGAGCAGCTGTCCCCGGACATGGTGGCGCTGTCGTTCGTGCAGGAACGGGAACGGACTGAATTTCAATCCCTGCTGGAAGGGGCGCTACGGGCTTGTTCGCCCATGCCCGTCGTGGTGGGCGGGCCGGGGGCTCGCGAGCATCTGATGACCACCTTCAACTTGGGGGCTCGGTACGCGGAGTCCGCTCAGGAGCTGATTGCCCTGTGGAATCAGGCGCGAAGCGCGCAGAATCGCTCCTGA
- a CDS encoding carotenoid 1,2-hydratase, with translation MSTSRVIAMPPSEAGAYRWFYADVSAGPFSAVCIFMLGSLFSPRYSVAARRGGGPMEHCAVNFALYHEGVRRLWVLSEYPRAEVEQGKQLRIGRSTLSYGDDGAVRMEVEDWTAPWGRPVSACLSLEPLTPSGDVVRLMPGLPHYWQAVAPRARARLEVPSLGVKEEGLGYHDTNHGDELLGERLAGWHWTRTHHREATVVDYHLPEGVEPLRMVAREEGVWCGSGSESPLRPTVITGWGLRVPSRLQTGNVVVGEGRLLESSPFYARMEARQDSLDCMGEVADFRRFHSPFIRWMAHFRTRMGTAA, from the coding sequence ATGAGCACCTCGCGAGTCATTGCGATGCCGCCGAGCGAGGCGGGGGCATATCGCTGGTTCTACGCGGATGTCTCTGCGGGGCCCTTCAGCGCGGTGTGCATCTTCATGTTGGGCTCGCTGTTCTCACCGCGCTACTCGGTGGCCGCGCGGCGCGGCGGTGGGCCGATGGAGCACTGCGCGGTGAACTTCGCGCTGTACCACGAGGGCGTGCGCCGCCTCTGGGTGCTGAGCGAGTACCCTCGCGCGGAGGTGGAGCAGGGGAAGCAGCTGCGCATCGGCCGCTCGACGTTGAGCTACGGCGACGACGGGGCGGTGCGGATGGAGGTGGAGGATTGGACGGCGCCGTGGGGGCGGCCGGTGAGCGCGTGTCTCTCGCTGGAGCCGCTGACTCCGTCGGGAGACGTGGTGCGGCTCATGCCGGGGCTGCCGCACTACTGGCAGGCGGTGGCGCCGCGTGCGCGGGCCCGGCTCGAGGTGCCTTCCTTGGGGGTGAAGGAAGAGGGGCTCGGCTACCACGACACGAATCACGGCGATGAGCTGTTGGGGGAGCGGCTCGCGGGTTGGCATTGGACCCGGACGCATCATCGCGAGGCGACGGTGGTGGACTACCACCTGCCGGAAGGGGTGGAGCCGCTGCGCATGGTGGCGCGTGAGGAGGGCGTATGGTGCGGGAGTGGCTCGGAGTCTCCGCTGCGGCCCACCGTCATCACGGGCTGGGGCCTGCGGGTGCCTTCACGGCTCCAGACGGGCAATGTGGTGGTGGGCGAGGGGCGGCTGCTCGAGTCATCGCCCTTCTATGCACGCATGGAGGCACGTCAGGACTCGCTGGACTGCATGGGCGAGGTGGCTGACTTTCGCCGCTTCCACTCGCCCTTCATCCGCTGGATGGCGCACTTCCGCACGCGCATGGGGACCGCGGCGTGA
- a CDS encoding glycosyltransferase: MATGFSVVALFRLSRGRPVSSVSSAPPSVLLLRPVDAPTARELENLARPIDYAGPLEQVVVSPYRPRLPPGVSWLPSDPPSANRKVGHLLYALEALPVRHRVVLAVDADVAVTGALVEGLVAPLLQGAALSTAAPTPVDARDGAGRAMAGLLRYTHHSFLALQVMSAGAKALCGKALGLSPSAREELKHLSDHIGEDLELSKRLHARGLEVALSRAPALVPLGAVGSWDVPLSRFTRWMRVLASHRPALFPTVPLLFTPTVPLVLLAALLGSPGLSLAVMVLVGVRVSLALRLAVLSAPPGEEMRGWGRAMTDWMLGELLLLTAFVISLGRQGTVTWRGHTYALLPGGRMVRVWPELTGGPG, translated from the coding sequence ATGGCCACGGGCTTCAGTGTGGTGGCCCTCTTCCGCCTCTCGCGCGGGCGTCCCGTGTCTTCCGTTTCGAGCGCTCCGCCCTCCGTGCTGTTGCTGCGCCCCGTCGACGCGCCGACGGCGCGAGAGCTCGAGAACCTCGCCAGGCCCATCGACTACGCGGGTCCTCTGGAGCAGGTGGTCGTATCGCCCTATCGGCCGCGACTGCCGCCGGGTGTGAGCTGGTTGCCGAGCGACCCTCCCTCTGCCAACCGCAAGGTGGGGCACCTGCTCTACGCGCTGGAGGCGCTCCCCGTGCGCCATCGCGTGGTGCTCGCCGTGGACGCGGATGTCGCGGTGACAGGTGCGTTGGTCGAAGGACTCGTGGCGCCGCTCCTTCAGGGCGCGGCGTTGAGCACGGCGGCGCCGACACCCGTGGATGCGCGTGACGGCGCGGGCCGGGCGATGGCGGGGCTCCTTCGCTACACGCACCACAGCTTCCTCGCGCTCCAGGTGATGAGCGCGGGCGCGAAGGCCCTCTGCGGCAAGGCCCTGGGGTTGTCGCCCTCCGCCAGGGAGGAGCTGAAGCACCTGTCGGACCACATCGGCGAGGACCTGGAGCTGTCGAAGCGCCTGCACGCACGGGGCCTGGAGGTCGCGTTGAGCCGCGCACCCGCGCTCGTGCCCCTCGGAGCGGTGGGTTCTTGGGATGTGCCCTTGTCCCGCTTCACGCGTTGGATGCGGGTGCTGGCCAGTCACCGTCCCGCGCTGTTCCCCACCGTGCCGCTGCTCTTCACGCCCACGGTGCCCCTGGTGTTGCTGGCCGCGCTCCTCGGCTCGCCTGGGTTGTCGCTCGCGGTGATGGTGCTCGTGGGCGTGCGTGTGTCATTGGCCCTGCGGCTCGCGGTGCTGAGCGCACCCCCGGGGGAAGAGATGCGTGGCTGGGGCCGCGCGATGACGGATTGGATGTTGGGAGAGCTGCTGCTCCTGACGGCCTTCGTGATTTCACTGGGGCGGCAGGGGACGGTGACGTGGCGCGGACACACGTACGCGTTGCTGCCTGGAGGCCGGATGGTACGGGTGTGGCCGGAGCTGACGGGAGGACCGGGATGA
- a CDS encoding MerR family transcriptional regulator, whose translation MAERTYRIHVAAELSGVRVELIRAWERRYGVLQPLRTPAGYRVYTERDVAVLKRLKKLTDEGVAISEAAKLLPQLLSELTTTPAANGDLQGAGAGLAFWRDAVLLAAEAYDQGGVSAVVDDVLAALPPLKAFEGVLVPLQREVGERWHVGELSVAQEHLVTQVVRARLVSLLHAAPEGGKRHAVLACFPDEEHELGLLAVALRLRHSGFQVTLLGQRVPAGDLGRAVARLRPELVGLSAVTDSGKEAFRDTLARLMRALPEDLRVWVGGAAAVAHADTVARLGARLFSDEGDWERLLGDE comes from the coding sequence ATGGCCGAGCGTACCTACCGAATCCACGTGGCCGCGGAGCTGTCAGGCGTTCGGGTGGAGCTCATCCGCGCCTGGGAGCGTCGCTACGGAGTGCTTCAGCCGTTGCGAACACCCGCGGGCTATCGCGTCTACACGGAGCGGGACGTGGCCGTGCTCAAGCGGTTGAAGAAGCTGACCGACGAGGGCGTGGCCATCAGCGAAGCGGCGAAGCTGTTGCCTCAGTTGCTCTCCGAGCTGACCACCACGCCCGCGGCGAATGGCGATTTGCAGGGCGCTGGCGCGGGGCTGGCCTTCTGGCGGGACGCGGTGCTGCTGGCGGCCGAGGCGTATGACCAGGGCGGTGTCTCCGCGGTGGTGGATGACGTGCTGGCCGCGCTGCCTCCGCTCAAGGCCTTCGAGGGGGTGCTGGTGCCGCTCCAACGCGAGGTGGGCGAGCGTTGGCACGTCGGCGAGCTGTCGGTGGCGCAGGAGCACCTGGTGACGCAGGTGGTGCGTGCCCGATTGGTGAGCCTGCTGCATGCGGCTCCCGAGGGCGGCAAGCGCCACGCGGTGCTCGCGTGCTTCCCGGACGAGGAGCACGAGCTGGGGCTGCTCGCGGTGGCGTTGCGTCTGCGCCACTCGGGCTTCCAGGTGACGCTGTTGGGGCAGCGGGTTCCGGCTGGAGACCTGGGGCGCGCGGTGGCGAGGCTGCGGCCTGAGCTGGTGGGGCTGTCGGCGGTCACCGACTCCGGCAAGGAGGCCTTTCGCGACACGCTGGCCCGGCTCATGCGCGCGCTGCCGGAGGACCTCCGGGTCTGGGTGGGTGGGGCGGCGGCGGTGGCTCACGCGGACACCGTCGCCCGGCTGGGCGCGCGGCTGTTCAGCGACGAGGGCGATTGGGAGCGTCTGCTGGGGGATGAGTGA
- a CDS encoding phytoene desaturase family protein, translating into MGEACLRRRVAVVGGGIGGLTAAGLLAREGHEVTLFEGSASLGGKAQAVTVDGVTLDTGPTLLTLPDLVRGTFERLDALDLLPPLTELQTQCAYRFAGGSTFTAFKDLERTVASADGVSPGEGAGLRRFFEEAEAIWKAAGEPYLEAPFEGMAGFMGRVARRGIGAVLAGMRLSSLHGLAAKHLRTPELRQYVGRFATYTGASPYEASAAFALIPHIERAMGVHHVRGGVGALVEALGCAVRRLGVTVHLKTKARFERTESGYRVGVGSDVAGFDSVVVNADPLESLRRGDESLALSGYVLLLEVDGRPSLPHHAVLFGGDYRREFDELFRGELASDPTVYFCHPSASDDTMAPPGRAGLFVMVNAPALPVGEARAEVEARAWERHGVRVQEQMFEKLFAHYPELRGRVRVLGTRSPVDLAAQGAPGGSIYGFLPHGKFGPFRRPRIRGNTPGLFYAGGGTHPGGGVPLVMLSGRFAAELASEHLRRRA; encoded by the coding sequence ATGGGTGAGGCGTGCTTGCGGAGACGTGTCGCCGTGGTGGGCGGCGGCATCGGAGGGCTCACCGCCGCGGGGCTGCTCGCGCGCGAGGGCCATGAGGTGACGCTCTTCGAGGGGAGTGCCTCGTTGGGGGGCAAGGCCCAGGCGGTCACCGTGGATGGCGTGACGCTGGACACGGGGCCCACGCTGTTGACGTTGCCGGACCTGGTGCGTGGCACCTTCGAGCGGCTGGATGCGCTGGACCTGTTGCCTCCGCTCACCGAGCTTCAGACGCAGTGTGCCTACCGGTTCGCGGGAGGCAGCACGTTCACCGCGTTCAAGGACCTGGAGCGCACCGTGGCCAGCGCGGACGGCGTGAGTCCCGGTGAGGGAGCGGGGCTTCGCCGTTTCTTCGAGGAGGCCGAGGCCATCTGGAAGGCCGCGGGTGAGCCATATCTGGAGGCGCCGTTCGAGGGGATGGCCGGCTTCATGGGGCGGGTGGCTCGGCGGGGGATTGGCGCGGTGCTGGCCGGGATGCGGCTGTCGTCGTTGCATGGGCTGGCGGCGAAACACCTTCGAACGCCCGAGCTGCGGCAGTACGTGGGCCGCTTCGCCACGTACACGGGGGCTTCACCCTACGAGGCGAGCGCGGCGTTCGCGTTGATTCCACACATCGAACGGGCGATGGGGGTCCACCATGTGCGAGGGGGCGTGGGCGCGTTGGTGGAGGCGTTGGGGTGCGCGGTGCGCAGGCTCGGCGTCACCGTGCATCTGAAGACGAAGGCCCGCTTCGAGCGCACGGAGAGTGGCTATCGCGTGGGGGTGGGCTCGGACGTCGCGGGCTTCGACAGCGTGGTGGTGAACGCGGACCCGTTGGAGTCACTGCGCCGAGGGGATGAGTCGCTGGCGCTCTCTGGCTACGTGTTGTTGCTGGAGGTGGACGGACGTCCCTCGCTGCCGCACCACGCGGTGCTCTTCGGCGGAGACTATCGGCGCGAGTTCGACGAGTTGTTCCGTGGAGAGCTCGCGTCGGACCCCACGGTGTACTTCTGCCACCCGTCTGCTTCGGACGACACGATGGCGCCGCCGGGGCGCGCGGGCCTGTTCGTCATGGTGAACGCACCCGCGTTGCCGGTGGGGGAGGCGAGGGCGGAGGTGGAGGCCCGTGCGTGGGAGCGGCATGGGGTTCGGGTGCAGGAGCAGATGTTCGAGAAGCTCTTCGCCCACTACCCGGAGCTTCGCGGGCGCGTGCGAGTCCTGGGCACGCGCTCGCCGGTGGACCTCGCGGCGCAAGGTGCGCCGGGCGGGTCCATCTATGGCTTCCTGCCGCACGGCAAGTTCGGTCCGTTCCGGCGCCCGCGCATCAGAGGGAACACTCCGGGATTGTTCTACGCGGGCGGGGGGACCCATCCTGGTGGAGGTGTTCCGCTGGTGATGTTGTCGGGGCGCTTCGCCGCGGAGCTGGCCTCCGAGCATCTGCGGAGGCGCGCATGA
- a CDS encoding lycopene cyclase domain-containing protein: MTYARFLGLFVLLPILFQVWRYRRTFTARTLAPMGLLLVVVYAATSPWDNLAVKWGLWGFDAHRIWGIKLGYLPLEEYLFFGLQTLLVGLWARARLARALAPKEHTPEVAPVPALAAREVSS; the protein is encoded by the coding sequence ATGACGTACGCGCGATTTCTAGGGCTGTTCGTATTGCTGCCCATTCTCTTTCAAGTCTGGCGCTACCGGCGCACCTTCACGGCCCGCACCCTGGCGCCCATGGGGCTCTTGCTGGTGGTCGTCTACGCGGCGACGTCGCCCTGGGACAACCTCGCGGTGAAGTGGGGCCTCTGGGGCTTCGACGCGCACCGCATCTGGGGCATCAAGCTGGGCTACCTGCCGCTCGAGGAGTATCTCTTCTTCGGACTCCAGACGTTGCTCGTGGGGCTCTGGGCCCGGGCGCGACTGGCCCGCGCCTTGGCTCCCAAGGAGCACACGCCCGAAGTGGCTCCGGTCCCCGCGCTGGCCGCTCGCGAGGTGTCGTCATGA